A stretch of DNA from Paenibacillus albus:
GGCAGCATGATATCCAGCACGATCAGATCGACTTCATGCGCCTGAAACAGCTCCAGAGCAGCCTTCCCGTCCGCGGCCTCCAGCACCTTATAGCCTTCATTTAAGAAGTAATCTTTGCTTATCTCACGTAAAATTGCCTCGTCTTCGACAATCAATATTGTTTTCATTCTGCTGCTCCCGTTTCGCCGATGTCAAAATTAGTTTGTCCAACCATTTCTCATTATACGGGGAGCAAATCAAGAGCAAGTCTAGATCAGATGAAGATAAGATGAAGATAAGATGAAGATAAGATGAAGATAAGATGAAGAAGGAAGCTCTCCGAGCTCAATCTCAAGCAGGATACTAGCTACACTACTTGGATGAACAACCTTACGAAATCAAAGAGGGGTACACTAGGTACCCCTCCCAAAGTTCTACACTCGCCAAGCCGCTTGGCTCAAACGGAGCTGATTCGGGAAGCTGATCCGATCGGTCCGCTCATCAATAACAACCGCTTCGATACCGAACATCTCCGCAAAATCAATCATTTGCTCCGCGGAAACCTCATACGAGAAGCCGGTATGATGTGCTCCGCCGGCCAAGATCCATGCCTCGACGCCGTCTTTCAGGTTCGGCTGCACCTGCCACAGCACGCGCGCGACTGGCAGGTTCGGCATCGCCTCCGCCACCTCGACCGCATTCACATTATTGATCAGCAAGCGGAAACGATGCCCAAGATCGACGATGCTTGCGTTGATCGCAGCACCGCTTCGGCCGTTGAATACCATGCGCGCCGGATCCGCTTTGCCGCCGATTCCGAGCGGATGAACCTCGATACGCGGCTTATCGTCTGCAATCGTCGGGCAAATCTCCAGCATATGCGCGCCAAGCACCAGCTCATTACCAGGCTCCAGATGATACGTGTAATCCTCCATGAATGAGGTGCCTTTGCCATCAGCCATGATCTTCATCAGCCGCACGAGAGCAGAAGTCTTCCAATCCCCTTCTCCGCCGAACCCGTAACCGTCTGCCATCAACCGCTGCACAGCTAGACCCGGCAGCTGCTCCAAGCCATGCAAGTCCTCGAAGGTCGTCGTGAACGCCGTGAAGCCGCCCTCTTCGAGGAAGCTCCGCATCCCAATCTCTAGCCGTGCCTGATACGCGATGGAATTCTGTTTCTCCTCGGTGTCCGCCACCAACGTGTACTGCTCCTTGTATTCGGCAACGAGCTGATCAACCGCTTCTTGCGATACCGCGTTTACGCGCTGCACCAAGTCGCCAACGCCATACGTATTGACCGACCAACCGAAACGAATTTCAGCTTCCACCTTATCGCCTTCCGTTACCGCAACCTGTCTCATGTTATCGCCGAAACGAGCGACTTT
This window harbors:
- the araA gene encoding L-arabinose isomerase, whose protein sequence is MLNVKPYEFWFLTGSQHLYGVETLLEVEAHSKEMVEGLNLDGALSYPIVFKALLTTPEDIRNTLIQANSDEHCAGVITWMHTFSPSKMWIGGLSQLNKPHLHFATQYNREIPWSTIDMDFMNTNQAAHGDREHGFIGTRMGRSRKVVFGHWENAAVRAQIGSWQRTAVAFCESKTLKVARFGDNMRQVAVTEGDKVEAEIRFGWSVNTYGVGDLVQRVNAVSQEAVDQLVAEYKEQYTLVADTEEKQNSIAYQARLEIGMRSFLEEGGFTAFTTTFEDLHGLEQLPGLAVQRLMADGYGFGGEGDWKTSALVRLMKIMADGKGTSFMEDYTYHLEPGNELVLGAHMLEICPTIADDKPRIEVHPLGIGGKADPARMVFNGRSGAAINASIVDLGHRFRLLINNVNAVEVAEAMPNLPVARVLWQVQPNLKDGVEAWILAGGAHHTGFSYEVSAEQMIDFAEMFGIEAVVIDERTDRISFPNQLRLSQAAWRV